A genomic region of Bactrocera tryoni isolate S06 unplaced genomic scaffold, CSIRO_BtryS06_freeze2 ctg7180000185862_QRY, whole genome shotgun sequence contains the following coding sequences:
- the LOC120779332 gene encoding tigger transposable element-derived protein 6-like — translation MVKNNDLYLSLPSNTKRKRQKLPEYPELEKRVLTWFLQCRESNTIPVGGNLLKEKAKVYAAKLGLTQFNASNGWLDNFKKRNNVSFKKVCGESAAVDDEVCVQWRENIQKLIENYEPKNIFNADETGLFYKCLSDRTLSLKGQSCHGGKLSKDRLTLLLAANMDGSEKFKPLMIGKSMKPRCFKNIKTFPMLYRANSKSWMTRNLFLEWLQLVNQQMKKQNRKILLFIDNCTAHTAMEPLSNVQTEFLPPNTTSVLQPLDKGVIKSFKTLYRKEVVVKLLESIEEKNDYSISIYDAMNIAHKAWTNISKSTIKNCFRACGFVKDQNVVIISEDVLHIAEWARVPKNAETRVNFDDFIHVDDELVITGSLNDDEFLGFENIDDENDETFEIP, via the exons atggtaaaaaacaa tgATCTGTATTTGAGTTTGCCCTCAAACACCAAACGTAAGCGCCAAAAATTACCAGAATACCCGGAATTAGAAAAGAGAGTACTCACTTGGTTTTTGCAATGCCGAGAATCTAATACTATTCCAGTTGGAGgaaatttactaaaagaaaaagcaaaggTGTATGCCGCAAAATTGGGCTTAACACAATTCAACGCAAGTAATGGCTGGTTGGACAATTTCAAGAAGAGAAATAATGTTAGTTTCAAAAAAGTTTGCGGTGAAAGCGCGGCCGTTGATGATGAAGTGTGCGTTCAATGGAGAGAAAACATTCAAAAGTTAATAGAGAATTATGAGCCCAAGAATATTTTCAACGCAGATGAAACGGGTCTTTTTTACAAGTGTCTTTCTGATCGCACTTTGTCTTTAAAAGGCCAAAGTTGTCATGGTGGCAAATTGAGCAAGGATCGTCTTACTCTGTTGCTTGCTGCAAATATGGATGgttcagaaaaatttaaacCATTAATGATTGGTAAATCCATGAAACCCAGATGCTTTAAAAACATCAAGACGTTCCCTATGCTTTATCGTGCAAATTCAAAGTCATGGATGACACGTAATTTATTTCTTGAATGGCTACAATTGGTGAACcaacaaatgaaaaaacaaaatagaaagattttattatttattgataattgCACCGCCCACACTGCAATGGAACCTTTGAGCAATGTGCAGACTGAATTTCTCCCACCTAACACCACTTCAGTTTTGCAACCACTCGACAAAGGCGTAATCAAAAGTTTCAAAACATTGTACCGTAAAGAAGTTGTTGTTAAACTGCTTGAAAGCATCGAGGAAAAAAATGATTATTCCATTTCGATTTATGATGCAATGAATATTGCTCATAAAGCCTGGACAAATATCAGTAAATCGactattaaaaactgttttcgaGCTTGCGGGTTTGTTAAGGATCAAAATGTAGTCATAATCAGCGAAGATGTACTTCACATAGCAGAGTGGGCTCGTGTTCCAAAAAATGCAGAAACACGTGTAAACTTTGATGACTTCATTCATGTTGATGATGAGTTGGTGATTACTGGAAGCCTCAATGATGATGAATTTCTGGGTTTCGAAAACATCGACGATGAAAACgatgaaacatttgaaattcCCTGA